From Humisphaera borealis, the proteins below share one genomic window:
- a CDS encoding FliA/WhiG family RNA polymerase sigma factor has protein sequence MAKVQRTDRDISQVWIEYKKTRTEALRNILMENYLHLVRYNAERIHVKLPDEVELDDLMSSGIFGLMDAIAAFDLERGVKFETYCAPRIRGAILDELRSMDWVPRLVRSRAAKMDTAAKQLETQLGRQPTKEELAARLQVSMAEFEKMAKDSSAVGLVSLSRKWYETDSNKDVREIDVLEDKRGANPVREIHRKDLKELLTKGLSRAERLIIILYYFEEMTMKEIGATLDLSESRVSQMHSSILARLKAQMAGKRKEYQQAAAV, from the coding sequence ATGGCCAAGGTTCAACGGACGGACCGAGACATTTCTCAGGTTTGGATTGAGTACAAAAAAACGCGCACCGAAGCGCTGCGGAATATCCTGATGGAGAACTATCTCCATCTGGTCCGCTACAACGCCGAACGCATCCACGTCAAACTACCCGACGAAGTCGAGCTCGACGACCTGATGTCGTCGGGTATTTTCGGCTTAATGGACGCGATTGCTGCATTCGATCTGGAACGTGGCGTCAAGTTCGAAACCTACTGCGCGCCGCGTATCCGCGGCGCGATTCTGGACGAGCTGCGATCGATGGACTGGGTTCCGCGCCTGGTCCGTTCCCGCGCCGCCAAGATGGACACTGCTGCCAAGCAGCTCGAAACCCAGCTCGGCCGCCAGCCGACCAAGGAAGAACTCGCCGCCCGGCTGCAGGTCTCGATGGCCGAGTTCGAAAAGATGGCCAAGGACAGTTCGGCGGTCGGCCTGGTGTCGCTGTCGCGCAAGTGGTACGAGACCGACAGCAACAAGGACGTCCGCGAGATCGACGTTCTGGAAGACAAGCGCGGGGCCAACCCCGTACGTGAAATCCACCGCAAGGACCTCAAGGAACTGCTCACCAAGGGCCTGAGCCGGGCCGAGCGGCTCATCATCATCCTCTACTACTTCGAGGAGATGACCATGAAGGAGATCGGTGCAACGCTCGACCTGTCCGAAAGTCGCGTCAGCCAGATGCACAGCAGCATCCTGGCCCGGCTGAAGGCGCAGATGGCAGGCAAGCGCAAGGAGTACCAGCAGGCGGCGGCAGTTTGA